A stretch of the Neisseria sp. DTU_2020_1000833_1_SI_GRL_NUU_006 genome encodes the following:
- a CDS encoding helix-turn-helix domain-containing protein — MTKYTLHFKYQAVLHYLHIRSRQRTADHYGISRTHLRRWIRAYQEGGIGALEHPQSKTMPQHRKNPFIADKPDQEKTQAELIEELCYMRAEVAYLKELKALSQKRTAKDKAKPSKH, encoded by the coding sequence ATGACCAAATATACATTACACTTCAAATACCAAGCCGTACTCCACTACCTGCACATACGCAGCCGACAGCGTACCGCAGATCATTACGGCATTTCCCGAACCCACCTGAGACGATGGATACGCGCCTATCAAGAAGGCGGTATCGGCGCACTCGAACATCCCCAATCCAAAACCATGCCCCAACACCGCAAAAACCCCTTCATCGCAGATAAACCCGACCAAGAAAAAACGCAGGCAGAGCTTATCGAAGAGTTGTGCTATATGCGCGCAGAGGTCGCCTACCTAAAGGAGTTAAAAGCCCTCAGCCAAAAGCGGACCGCAAAGGACAAAGCCAAACCGTCCAAACACTGA
- a CDS encoding MliC family protein, producing MKSKVLLAVAAALSLGACVAPDMDYDFERGSRHEHRHERRYDNRDDNYDRNEMRREERRYEENRRTSESRRLRTFSCENGLSVDVRNLNNDQLELRLDDKRAVLSSDVSGSGSRYTSNRGLFGKGAEWHEKNGEAFFSFTDPYGNRVETSCRVR from the coding sequence ATGAAATCAAAAGTATTACTGGCTGTTGCCGCTGCATTATCCCTTGGTGCATGCGTTGCACCCGACATGGATTATGATTTCGAACGTGGTTCCCGCCACGAGCATCGCCATGAACGCCGTTACGACAATCGTGATGATAATTACGACCGTAATGAGATGCGCCGTGAAGAGCGACGTTACGAAGAAAACCGTCGCACATCAGAGTCCCGCCGTTTGCGCACATTCTCTTGTGAGAATGGATTGTCTGTTGATGTCCGCAATTTGAATAACGATCAGTTGGAATTGCGTCTTGACGACAAACGCGCTGTATTGTCATCAGATGTTTCCGGTTCCGGCTCGCGCTACACTTCCAACCGCGGCCTGTTCGGCAAAGGTGCGGAATGGCATGAGAAAAACGGTGAAGCATTCTTCAGCTTTACCGATCCGTACGGCAACCGTGTAGAAACTTCCTGTCGCGTGCGCTAA
- the ykgO gene encoding type B 50S ribosomal protein L36, with protein MQVLSSLKTAKKRHRDCQIVRRKGKVYVICKSNPRFKARQR; from the coding sequence ATGCAAGTTTTATCTTCACTGAAAACAGCGAAAAAACGCCACCGCGACTGTCAAATAGTCCGAAGGAAGGGTAAGGTTTACGTTATTTGTAAGAGTAACCCGCGCTTTAAGGCACGTCAGCGTTAA
- a CDS encoding type B 50S ribosomal protein L31, producing the protein MKPNIHPDNYRTVLFFDSGANEGWLIRSCAETHGKTMVWKDGKEYPLFALDTSSASHPVYTGRQRNVNTEGRASKFNQRFQSMMSSFRKDK; encoded by the coding sequence ATGAAACCGAATATTCATCCTGATAATTACCGTACTGTTTTATTTTTCGACAGCGGTGCAAATGAAGGCTGGCTTATCCGCTCTTGTGCGGAGACGCATGGTAAGACGATGGTTTGGAAAGATGGAAAAGAATACCCGCTTTTCGCGCTGGATACGTCGTCTGCATCTCATCCTGTGTACACCGGCAGACAGCGAAACGTTAACACTGAAGGGCGTGCGAGCAAGTTCAATCAGCGTTTCCAATCGATGATGTCTTCATTTAGAAAGGACAAATAA
- a CDS encoding toxin-antitoxin system YwqK family antitoxin, with the protein MIQYWQKSLAVVLLLGVFSQTWAQSHSVYFNQHGKITATMSSVAYVRQYTVQSGIAKAQDFYYPSMKKYSDPYEVPAGQIKVFVPVLDNGTLTLWHFNGQKKMVGTYKNSKPNGEWTNWYPNGKKSAVMPYQNGLSEGTGSRYYRNGVKESEIQFKHDKANGYWKQWYPDGSPKMEMNMVNDKPTEILSWDENGRILSEISISNGRRNGIVLEWYEDGAKKSESVYSNDQLVKKTHWDKEGYVVE; encoded by the coding sequence ATGATTCAATATTGGCAAAAAAGTTTGGCTGTCGTACTGCTTTTAGGCGTATTTTCTCAAACATGGGCGCAATCCCATTCTGTTTATTTTAATCAACATGGCAAAATTACAGCAACGATGTCATCGGTTGCTTATGTCCGACAATATACGGTTCAATCAGGTATTGCCAAAGCGCAGGATTTTTATTACCCGTCCATGAAGAAATATTCTGATCCGTATGAAGTTCCTGCAGGGCAAATTAAAGTATTTGTTCCTGTGTTAGATAATGGGACGTTGACGCTTTGGCATTTCAACGGACAGAAAAAAATGGTAGGGACTTATAAAAACAGCAAGCCGAACGGTGAATGGACAAACTGGTATCCGAACGGTAAGAAATCTGCTGTGATGCCTTATCAAAACGGTTTGAGCGAAGGAACCGGTTCGCGATATTACCGTAATGGGGTGAAGGAAAGCGAGATCCAGTTCAAACACGACAAAGCCAACGGTTATTGGAAGCAATGGTATCCGGACGGCAGTCCGAAGATGGAAATGAATATGGTCAACGATAAACCGACTGAGATTTTGAGTTGGGACGAAAATGGTCGTATTTTATCGGAAATCAGCATTTCTAATGGTCGTCGTAATGGTATTGTTTTGGAATGGTACGAAGATGGGGCCAAAAAGTCAGAATCGGTTTATTCCAACGATCAGCTGGTGAAGAAAACGCATTGGGATAAAGAAGGTTATGTTGTTGAATAA
- a CDS encoding integration host factor subunit alpha produces the protein MTLTKAELADILVDKVSNVTKNDAKEIVELFFEEIRSTLARGEEIKISGFGNFQLRDKPQRPGRNPKTGEEVPITARRVVTFHASQKLKGMVEHYYDKQR, from the coding sequence ATGACATTAACTAAAGCCGAATTGGCCGATATTTTGGTAGATAAAGTCAGCAATGTAACCAAAAACGATGCCAAAGAAATCGTCGAACTCTTTTTTGAAGAAATCCGCAGCACTTTGGCACGCGGCGAAGAAATCAAAATTTCCGGTTTCGGTAATTTTCAGTTGCGCGACAAACCGCAGCGTCCCGGCCGTAATCCGAAAACCGGCGAAGAAGTACCGATTACCGCCCGCCGCGTAGTAACTTTCCATGCCAGCCAAAAACTCAAAGGCATGGTGGAGCATTACTATGACAAACAACGTTAA
- the pheT gene encoding phenylalanine--tRNA ligase subunit beta encodes MQFSYSWLKTQADTELSADKLEHLLTMSGLEVEEAETAAPAFTGVVIAEVKSVEKHPDADRLNVTQVDAGTGELVQIVCGAPNVKAGIKVPCSLPGAVLPGNFKIKPTKMRGVVSNGMLCSTDELGLPDDGVNGLHILPQDAPVGTNIREYLDLDDTVFTLKITPNRADCLSIKGIAREVSALTGCAFKQPAIHAAPITGSRKQPVQIDAPADCGRFISRVIENVNARAATPDWMKQRLERSGIRSISALVDIGNYVMLEIGQPMHVFDADKLSGSLHIRRAQEGETLECLNEKTVSLSENTLVVADEKGALSLAGLMGGAASAVSDDTQNIVLEAAWFAPEIIAGKSRQYGFGSDSSFRFERGVDYRLQADAIERATELVLQICGGAAGEMVEALGRLPENKQVELRLGRLKTVLGVDIPAEQVETILQHLGLQPEKTAEGFRVTAPSFRFDIEIEADLIEEIGRVYGYENISDDYTSGRLKMLALPETRRPRFAVYNEMAARGYREMVSYAFVDEQWEHDFAANANPIRLQNPLAAQYAVMRSTLIGGLVEILQNNLNRKQNRVRVFEIARVFSKGSDGRFVQNERIGGLWYGAAMPEQWGEKTRNADFYDIKADVENLLKNKVVEFVKTEHPALHPGRAANIVSDGQVIGFVGELHPKWLQKYDLPQAPLVFEIDMAAVLEREKTRYQAVSKFQPVRRDLAFVMPETMTHDDLLAALNGAANKLVQEISVFDVYRGTGLPEGMKSMAVKVILQDMENTLTDETVEPVIGKLIDAATAAGVQLRS; translated from the coding sequence ATGCAATTCTCCTACTCATGGCTGAAAACCCAAGCCGATACCGAACTTTCCGCCGATAAGCTGGAACACCTGTTAACCATGTCCGGCTTGGAAGTGGAAGAAGCCGAGACTGCCGCACCTGCGTTTACAGGCGTGGTAATTGCTGAAGTGAAATCCGTTGAAAAACATCCTGATGCCGACCGTTTGAACGTTACCCAAGTCGATGCGGGTACGGGCGAGTTGGTGCAGATTGTGTGCGGTGCGCCGAATGTGAAAGCGGGCATCAAAGTGCCGTGTTCATTGCCGGGTGCGGTGTTGCCGGGCAATTTCAAAATCAAGCCGACCAAGATGCGGGGCGTGGTGTCGAACGGAATGTTGTGTTCCACCGATGAACTCGGACTGCCCGACGACGGCGTGAACGGCCTGCACATTCTGCCGCAAGATGCTCCCGTTGGCACAAACATCCGCGAATATCTGGATTTGGACGACACGGTCTTCACGCTGAAAATCACGCCGAACCGTGCCGACTGCCTGAGCATCAAAGGCATCGCGCGCGAAGTGTCCGCATTGACGGGTTGCGCGTTCAAGCAGCCTGCAATCCATGCTGCGCCAATCACGGGCAGCCGCAAACAGCCCGTGCAGATTGATGCGCCTGCCGATTGCGGCCGCTTTATCAGCCGCGTGATTGAAAACGTGAACGCGCGCGCCGCTACGCCGGATTGGATGAAGCAGCGTTTGGAGCGCAGCGGTATCCGCAGTATTTCCGCGCTGGTGGACATTGGCAATTATGTAATGCTGGAAATCGGTCAGCCGATGCATGTTTTCGATGCCGACAAACTTTCAGGCAGCCTGCACATCCGCCGCGCGCAAGAGGGTGAAACGCTGGAATGCCTGAACGAGAAAACCGTCTCTCTGTCTGAAAATACGCTGGTGGTGGCCGACGAAAAAGGCGCGTTGAGTTTGGCGGGTCTGATGGGCGGCGCAGCGAGTGCAGTTTCAGACGACACGCAAAATATCGTGCTGGAAGCGGCTTGGTTTGCGCCTGAAATCATTGCCGGCAAATCTCGCCAATACGGTTTTGGCTCGGATTCGTCGTTCCGCTTTGAGCGCGGCGTGGATTACCGTTTGCAGGCTGACGCCATCGAACGCGCTACCGAATTGGTTTTGCAAATCTGCGGCGGTGCGGCAGGTGAAATGGTGGAAGCGTTGGGCAGGCTACCTGAAAACAAACAGGTCGAATTGCGTTTGGGTCGTCTGAAAACCGTGTTGGGCGTGGACATTCCTGCCGAACAGGTGGAAACCATTTTGCAGCACTTGGGCCTGCAGCCTGAAAAAACGGCGGAAGGCTTCCGCGTTACCGCGCCGAGCTTCCGTTTCGACATCGAAATCGAAGCCGATTTGATTGAAGAAATCGGCCGCGTTTACGGCTATGAAAATATCTCCGACGATTACACGTCAGGTCGTCTGAAAATGCTGGCGCTGCCCGAAACCCGCCGTCCGCGTTTTGCCGTTTATAACGAAATGGCGGCGCGCGGCTACCGCGAAATGGTCAGCTATGCCTTCGTTGACGAGCAGTGGGAACACGATTTTGCCGCCAACGCCAACCCCATCCGTCTGCAAAACCCGCTGGCGGCTCAGTATGCCGTGATGCGTTCCACGCTCATCGGCGGCTTGGTGGAAATTCTGCAAAACAATCTGAACCGCAAGCAAAACCGCGTGCGTGTGTTTGAAATCGCTCGCGTGTTCAGCAAAGGTTCAGATGGCCGGTTTGTACAAAACGAACGCATCGGCGGCCTGTGGTACGGCGCGGCGATGCCCGAACAATGGGGCGAGAAAACGCGCAACGCGGATTTTTACGACATCAAGGCCGATGTAGAAAATCTTTTGAAAAACAAAGTGGTTGAGTTTGTCAAAACCGAACATCCCGCCCTGCATCCCGGCCGCGCCGCCAATATCGTTTCAGACGGCCAAGTCATCGGCTTTGTCGGCGAATTGCACCCGAAATGGCTGCAAAAATACGACTTGCCGCAAGCGCCGCTGGTATTTGAAATCGATATGGCCGCCGTGTTGGAACGCGAAAAAACGCGTTATCAGGCAGTATCGAAATTTCAGCCGGTGCGCAGGGATTTGGCGTTTGTGATGCCTGAAACCATGACTCATGATGATTTGTTGGCCGCCTTGAACGGCGCAGCAAACAAGTTGGTACAGGAAATCAGCGTATTTGACGTGTATCGCGGTACGGGCCTGCCTGAAGGGATGAAGAGCATGGCGGTCAAAGTAATTTTGCAGGATATGGAAAACACGCTGACGGATGAAACAGTCGAGCCGGTTATCGGAAAACTGATTGACGCGGCAACTGCTGCGGGAGTGCAACTTCGCAGCTAA
- the pheS gene encoding phenylalanine--tRNA ligase subunit alpha, whose protein sequence is MENVNRIVAEGIAAVEAAQDFNALEQIKARYLGKTGELTGLLKTLGQMSPEERKTIGAHINECKNQFQTAFNNKRDALNEAKLQAQLAAEALDITLPGRAQENGGLHPVTLTLQRVVELFRGMGFEVADGPEIEDDFHNFQALNIPANHPARAMQDTFYVENGDVLRTHTSPIQIRYMLDKKEPPIRIIAPGRVYRVDSDATHSPMFHQAEGLWVEEGVTFADLKAVFTDFIRRFFERDDLQVRFRPSFFPFTEPSAEIDIMGENGKWLEVGGCGMVHPNVLKNVNIDPEKYTGFAFGIGLDRFAMLRYNVNDLRLFFDNDLNFLKQFTK, encoded by the coding sequence ATGGAAAATGTAAACCGTATCGTTGCAGAAGGCATTGCCGCAGTAGAAGCCGCGCAAGACTTCAACGCTCTAGAACAAATCAAAGCCCGTTATCTTGGTAAAACCGGCGAGTTGACCGGACTTCTGAAAACCTTAGGTCAAATGTCGCCTGAAGAGCGCAAAACCATAGGTGCGCATATCAATGAGTGCAAAAACCAGTTTCAGACGGCCTTTAACAATAAACGCGATGCCCTCAACGAAGCCAAACTGCAAGCCCAGCTTGCTGCCGAAGCACTCGATATTACCCTGCCCGGACGCGCGCAGGAAAATGGCGGTCTGCATCCCGTAACCCTGACTTTGCAGCGCGTGGTCGAACTCTTTCGCGGTATGGGCTTTGAAGTGGCAGACGGCCCGGAAATCGAAGACGATTTCCACAACTTCCAAGCCCTGAACATCCCCGCAAACCACCCGGCACGCGCCATGCAGGATACGTTCTACGTTGAAAACGGCGATGTTTTGCGCACGCACACTTCACCGATTCAAATCCGCTACATGCTCGACAAAAAAGAGCCGCCCATCCGCATTATCGCCCCCGGCCGCGTTTACCGCGTGGACAGCGACGCTACGCACTCGCCTATGTTCCACCAAGCCGAAGGCTTGTGGGTGGAAGAGGGCGTAACCTTCGCCGATTTGAAAGCCGTGTTCACCGATTTTATCCGCCGCTTTTTTGAACGCGATGATTTGCAAGTACGTTTCCGTCCGTCTTTCTTCCCGTTTACCGAACCGTCCGCCGAAATCGACATCATGGGCGAAAACGGCAAATGGCTGGAAGTCGGCGGCTGCGGCATGGTGCATCCCAACGTGTTGAAAAACGTGAATATCGATCCCGAAAAATACACCGGTTTCGCCTTCGGCATTGGCCTCGACCGTTTTGCTATGTTGCGTTACAACGTGAACGATCTGCGACTGTTTTTTGATAACGATTTGAACTTTTTAAAGCAGTTTACGAAATGA
- the rplT gene encoding 50S ribosomal protein L20 — protein sequence MPRVKRGVTARARHQKIFALAKGYRGRRKNVYRVAKQAVMKAGQYAYRDRRQRKRQFRQLWIVRINAGARENGLSYSKFMNGLKRASIEIDRKVLADLAVFDKAAFAQLVEKAKAALAA from the coding sequence ATGCCACGCGTAAAACGCGGTGTAACCGCTCGTGCCCGTCACCAAAAAATCTTCGCGTTAGCCAAAGGTTACCGCGGTCGTCGTAAAAACGTATACCGCGTTGCCAAGCAAGCGGTAATGAAAGCCGGTCAATACGCATACCGTGACCGTCGTCAACGCAAACGCCAATTCCGTCAATTGTGGATTGTCCGTATCAATGCAGGTGCCCGTGAAAATGGTCTGTCTTACAGCAAATTCATGAACGGTCTGAAACGCGCCTCTATCGAAATCGACCGTAAAGTATTGGCTGATTTGGCTGTATTCGATAAAGCCGCTTTTGCACAATTGGTTGAGAAAGCTAAAGCTGCTTTGGCTGCTTAA
- the rpmI gene encoding 50S ribosomal protein L35: MPKMKTKSSAKKRFKVLGNGGVKRAHAFKRHILTKKTTKNKRQLRGTSMVNDRDLASVAKMLPYA; this comes from the coding sequence ATGCCTAAAATGAAAACCAAGTCTAGCGCGAAAAAACGCTTCAAAGTACTGGGTAACGGCGGTGTAAAACGCGCTCATGCGTTCAAACGCCACATCTTGACTAAAAAGACCACTAAAAACAAACGCCAACTGCGTGGTACCTCTATGGTAAACGATCGCGATTTGGCTTCTGTTGCTAAAATGTTACCCTACGCTTAA
- the infC gene encoding translation initiation factor IF-3, with amino-acid sequence MIAQEREARINGEITAKEVRLISESGEQLGVVSVREALAMAEEQDVDLVEISPTAKPPVCKLMDYGKYKYQQAKKRDEAKKNQKQVQIKEIKFRPGTDEGDYQIKMRNINRFLADGDKVKVTLRFRGREMAHQQLGAQLLERVKEDLAEVAQIESFPKMEGRQMVMMIAPKKK; translated from the coding sequence ATCATCGCTCAAGAACGCGAAGCACGAATCAATGGCGAAATTACCGCTAAAGAAGTGCGTTTAATCAGTGAGTCAGGCGAACAGCTTGGTGTCGTATCGGTTCGTGAAGCTTTGGCCATGGCCGAAGAGCAGGATGTGGATTTGGTAGAGATTTCCCCTACTGCCAAACCGCCTGTGTGCAAACTGATGGATTACGGTAAATATAAATACCAACAAGCCAAGAAACGCGACGAAGCCAAGAAAAACCAGAAGCAGGTACAAATTAAGGAAATCAAATTCCGTCCGGGTACCGATGAAGGCGATTATCAAATCAAAATGCGCAACATCAACCGCTTCTTGGCTGACGGCGATAAAGTCAAAGTTACGCTTCGTTTCCGCGGGCGTGAAATGGCTCACCAGCAACTCGGTGCGCAACTTTTAGAGCGCGTAAAAGAGGATTTGGCGGAAGTGGCTCAAATCGAATCCTTCCCTAAAATGGAAGGCCGTCAAATGGTGATGATGATTGCACCGAAGAAAAAATAA
- the thrS gene encoding threonine--tRNA ligase, with the protein MLNITLPDGSVRQYESPVTVAQIAASIGAGLAKATVAGKVNGKLVDACDPITEDSTVQIITPKDQEGVEIIRHSCAHLVGHAVKQLYPNAKMVIGPVIEEGFYYDIATEKPFTPEDVAAIEARMKELIAQDYDVIKIMTPRAETIKIFQDRGEEYKLRLIEDMPEVEAMGMYHHQEYVDMCRGPHVPNTRFLKNFKLTKLAGAYWRGDSNNEMLQRIYGTAWATKDELKAYIQRIEEAEKRDHRKLGKQLDLFHLQDEAPGMVFWHPKGWALWQTIEQHMRKELNAAGYKEVKTPQIMDKTFWEKSGHWDNYKDNMFVTSSEKREYAVKPMNCPGHVQIFNNGLRSYRDLPMRLAEFGSCHRNEPSGALHGLMRVRGFVQDDAHIFCTEDQIVSEARAFNELLVRIYKQFGFHDVSVKLSLRPEKRAGSDDVWDKAEQGLREALTACGVEWGELPSEGAFYGPKIEYHVKDALGRSWQCGTLQLDFVLPERLDAEYVTENNDRARPVMLHRAILGSLERFIGILIENHAGSFPLWLAPVQMVIMNITENQADYCREVAAKLQAAGFRVELDLRNEKIGYKIRDNSQYRFPYQIVVGDKEKQENKVAVRRKAEDLGSLDLDDFIAQLQQEIADALVNH; encoded by the coding sequence ATGTTGAACATTACCTTGCCGGACGGCTCAGTCCGCCAATACGAATCGCCCGTTACCGTGGCACAGATTGCCGCGTCTATCGGAGCAGGTTTGGCGAAGGCGACAGTGGCGGGTAAGGTAAACGGCAAATTGGTCGATGCGTGCGATCCGATTACCGAAGATTCAACCGTCCAAATCATTACCCCGAAAGACCAAGAAGGCGTTGAAATCATCCGCCACTCTTGCGCCCACCTTGTCGGTCATGCGGTCAAGCAGCTCTATCCTAATGCAAAAATGGTTATCGGCCCCGTCATTGAAGAGGGCTTTTATTACGATATTGCTACGGAAAAACCGTTTACGCCTGAAGATGTTGCTGCCATCGAAGCGCGTATGAAAGAATTGATTGCACAAGATTATGATGTAATCAAAATCATGACTCCGCGAGCCGAAACCATCAAAATTTTCCAAGATCGCGGTGAAGAATATAAGCTGCGCCTGATTGAAGATATGCCCGAAGTTGAAGCAATGGGTATGTATCATCATCAGGAATATGTCGATATGTGCCGCGGTCCGCACGTTCCGAACACCCGCTTCCTGAAAAACTTCAAGCTGACCAAGCTGGCAGGTGCATACTGGCGTGGTGACAGCAATAATGAAATGCTGCAACGTATTTACGGCACTGCTTGGGCGACGAAAGATGAATTAAAAGCCTATATCCAGCGTATTGAAGAAGCAGAAAAACGCGACCACCGCAAATTGGGCAAGCAACTGGATTTGTTCCACTTGCAGGACGAAGCGCCGGGTATGGTGTTTTGGCATCCCAAAGGTTGGGCTTTGTGGCAGACTATCGAGCAGCATATGCGTAAAGAGCTGAATGCTGCCGGTTACAAAGAAGTCAAAACCCCCCAAATCATGGATAAAACCTTTTGGGAAAAATCCGGTCACTGGGATAACTACAAAGACAATATGTTCGTAACCAGTTCGGAAAAGCGCGAATACGCGGTTAAACCGATGAACTGCCCGGGACATGTTCAGATTTTCAATAACGGTCTGCGCTCGTACCGCGATTTGCCAATGCGTTTAGCAGAATTTGGTTCTTGCCATCGCAACGAGCCGAGCGGTGCATTACATGGACTGATGCGTGTCCGAGGTTTTGTACAAGACGATGCGCATATTTTCTGTACCGAAGATCAAATCGTCAGCGAAGCGCGGGCATTCAATGAATTGCTGGTTCGTATTTACAAGCAATTCGGTTTCCATGATGTGTCCGTCAAACTTTCACTGCGTCCTGAGAAGCGTGCCGGTTCAGACGACGTCTGGGATAAGGCAGAACAAGGCCTGCGCGAAGCATTGACTGCTTGCGGCGTGGAATGGGGCGAATTGCCGAGTGAAGGTGCGTTCTACGGACCTAAAATCGAATATCATGTTAAAGATGCATTGGGACGTTCTTGGCAGTGTGGTACGCTGCAACTGGACTTTGTATTGCCGGAACGTTTAGATGCAGAATATGTAACCGAAAACAATGACCGCGCCCGTCCGGTAATGTTGCACCGAGCCATTTTGGGTTCTTTGGAACGATTTATCGGTATTTTGATTGAAAACCATGCAGGTTCTTTCCCACTATGGTTGGCGCCGGTTCAAATGGTGATTATGAATATCACCGAAAATCAAGCAGATTACTGCCGTGAAGTGGCTGCCAAATTGCAGGCTGCTGGCTTCCGTGTAGAGCTGGATTTGCGTAACGAAAAAATCGGTTACAAAATCCGTGATAACAGCCAATACCGCTTCCCTTATCAAATCGTTGTCGGCGATAAAGAGAAGCAAGAAAACAAAGTGGCTGTGCGCCGCAAAGCAGAAGACTTGGGTTCTTTGGATTTGGATGATTTCATTGCGCAACTGCAGCAAGAAATCGCAGACGCCCTCGTCAACCATTAA
- the tgt gene encoding tRNA guanosine(34) transglycosylase Tgt: MLKFTLHKKDGHARRGTLELNHGKIETPVFMPVGTYGSVKAMNPQNLHDIKAQIILGNTYHLWLRPGLEVIEQFGGLHDFIGWNKPILTDSGGFQVFSLSDMRKLTEEGCTFQSPINGDRLFLSPEISMKIQTVLNSDIVMQLDECTPGEATHEQAQKSLQMSLRWAERSKKAFEDLKNPNALFGIVQGAMYEDLREESLRGLEQFDFPGLAIGGLSVGEPKPEMYRMLRAVGPILPEHKPHYLMGVGTPEDLVYGVAHGVDMFDCVMPTRNARNGWLFTRFGDLKIKNAKHKLDKRPIDESCTCYACQNFSRAYLHHLHRTGEILGAQLNTIHNLHFYQVIMAEMREAIEQGKFADWQAQFHENRARGVD, from the coding sequence ATGCTCAAATTTACCTTACACAAAAAAGACGGTCATGCCCGACGCGGCACGCTGGAACTGAACCACGGCAAAATCGAAACACCCGTATTCATGCCGGTTGGCACTTACGGCTCGGTTAAGGCAATGAATCCGCAAAACCTGCACGATATCAAGGCACAAATTATTTTGGGCAACACTTACCATTTATGGCTGCGTCCCGGTTTGGAAGTCATCGAACAATTCGGCGGCCTGCACGATTTTATCGGCTGGAACAAACCCATCTTGACCGACTCGGGCGGTTTTCAGGTTTTCTCGCTCTCCGACATGCGCAAACTCACTGAAGAAGGCTGTACCTTCCAAAGCCCGATCAACGGCGACAGACTCTTCCTCTCGCCCGAAATCTCCATGAAAATCCAAACCGTACTCAATTCCGACATCGTGATGCAGTTGGACGAATGCACACCCGGCGAAGCAACGCACGAACAGGCGCAAAAATCCCTGCAAATGAGCCTGCGCTGGGCGGAACGAAGTAAAAAAGCCTTTGAAGATTTGAAGAACCCCAATGCCTTATTTGGCATCGTGCAAGGCGCGATGTATGAAGATTTGCGTGAAGAATCACTGCGCGGACTGGAACAATTCGACTTCCCCGGTCTTGCTATCGGCGGTCTGTCCGTCGGCGAACCCAAACCCGAAATGTACCGCATGCTGCGCGCCGTCGGCCCGATTTTGCCCGAACACAAACCACATTACCTGATGGGCGTCGGCACGCCGGAAGACCTCGTTTACGGCGTGGCACACGGCGTGGACATGTTCGACTGCGTCATGCCTACCCGTAATGCACGCAACGGCTGGCTGTTCACCCGTTTCGGCGATTTGAAAATCAAAAACGCCAAACACAAGCTCGACAAGCGTCCGATAGACGAAAGCTGCACCTGCTACGCCTGCCAAAACTTCAGCCGCGCCTACCTGCACCACCTGCACCGCACTGGCGAAATCTTGGGTGCGCAACTCAACACCATCCACAACCTGCATTTCTACCAAGTCATCATGGCGGAAATGCGCGAAGCGATCGAGCAAGGGAAATTTGCAGATTGGCAGGCGCAATTCCATGAAAACCGCGCCCGCGGAGTGGATTGA